AAATGCCCCTCACGACAACTCCATTACCCTCGAAAACAAGCTTTCAACTAGAAGATGTCGAGTCTGCTGCAAAACCTCAACGCATCAAACCCACTGATTACACCGACAACAACATAAACCAGGTAATAATAACTCACCCATAACATAACAGCTTCTCACTTTCCATTTTTGAAATCCCATTTTTCCAAAGTCATTCCAGGTTTTATAGCTGATcatacccataaaaaaaatccttttttttttatatgaaatccaTGCAAAGAAATGTACTACTTTTATAGTTAATCAGATTTGCAAGTGTCAAATCAAAGCAGTGTGTGTGCATGGACAGTTACAGTCAGTAAGATTAACTTTTGATCACGGGCATCGTGATTTGTCAAAAATTGCTGCAGTTTGTGTAATAGATGTGCGGAGAGATTAATTTGCTGTTGATGGACCATACATTGTTGTGAGGATTATAAtatctcattatttatttatttattttgaattaataagcgtgttaattattattttattcttagttAAACTAGGTGTATTAATTTTGATGTTGTGATTTAGGATGAAAACAAGAGGCTTAAAGATGTTGAAATCAGTGTTCCGGTGGTATATGGAACTATGGCATTTTACCTTGGTAAAAAGGCCAATGAGTAAGTTGCATTCTTATGTTTTGCTTAAATGgtttttgaatatttctttggtttttatttttttctttctttattttttttatgaattaggTTACAGTCTCATAAATGGACAGTGTATGTACGCGGAGCGACGAATGAGGATCTTGGTGTAGTGATAAAGCAAGTCGTGTTTCAATTGCATCCTAGTTTTGATAACCCTATAAGAGTTGTTGAATCTCCACCATTTGAGTTATCTGAATGTGGCTGGGGTGAATTTGAAATTTGTATCTCCATACTTTTTCATGACGATGTCTGTGATAAGCATGTGGACTTGTGAgtagtttaagtttttaatttggtatttttaccTGACCAGGGAGGGAGATTATCTCGCTAATggtggtttaatttttattaattaggttCCACTTATTGAAGTTGTATCCTGATGCTGAAAGTGGTCCACAGTCAACCAAGAAACCTGTTGTTGTGGAAACTTATAATGAGATTGTCTTTCCTGGCCCCTCAGAGACCTTTTTGGCTCGCGTGCTTAATCATCCTGCTGTATATGTGCCACGACTTCCTGCTGGATTTAACTTGCCTGCTCCTGGTAAAATTTCATGCTTTGTAAATTTTCTCAGCAGTGATTTCTACGTGGTTACATTTTAACATTTGGACTACTGCAGTTCCAAGCCCAAATATGAATGTGAAAGGGAAAGATGATACTAAAAACCATCCATTGATTCACTGGTTCATAAACTTTTCAGAGGCAGATGAGCTTTTGAAACTTGCATCTGCTCGTCAGCAGGTTAGTCTTAGCTAATTAACTTTATCAAATGATTCATAATTGATTACAGTCATTGTGTGTGGTTTTACCTGTAGTTGTGAATGTGCATTCTGTATAATTGAATAATCTGATATGTTTACTTAAGAATGTTAGCTCTGTATTCTGTTATATGCTCTTTCTTGGTTGGACTTTAAAGGCTATCGGAAAATGCTAGACCCCTCTCCATTCCAAAATGTGTCCTTGAGAAAAAAGGCAATATTGGATCTTTATCATTTTCCAAATTTTGTTTATGTATTATTGGTTTACTTTATAAGCTTTTCCTAATTGCATATGCTATTTAGTTGTTGGTGCTTTATCTTGTATGCTTGTTTCTATTGTTTCATAGACAGACTGCTCCAGTGTTTAGAACTTGCTAGGATACCTTTTCTGATGGTATATGAAATATGATAGGTGCAAGCTCATATTCTTAAGCTGAGAAGACAATTGAGCATGTTAGATGGACCACCTCAACCATCAAAACTAGCCTACGGTATGATTTCTGAATGTACATGATGGCGACACACTAACTTTGGCGTTTCATCATCGAACTTGGATGGTTGAAGACAAATTGCTAGTGGTAATTAGATGTAAAAAACGTGGACTAACCCCCATCTAGGGACtctagttttagttttctagttttctttacTAATATTGGTAAAGACCAAAGTATTATGGGTGAATGTTATTAACAATGCATGGCTTAGTATCTTGATGACCAGAAAAGAGAAATTACTTTGTAATTCTGTTCTGATCTCATGATTTGCGACAGCAAATGGTCAGAAAGTTGCTTGATGCATGCATGTCTTAGAAAAGGATGGTTAAGTAGAAGGTATGTCATACTAGGCTGATTTTATGGGTTGGCAAATTCTCAAGCCCTCATAGTTCATAGTGCTCTAGTGTGCTGATGCCTTCACATCAGTTTAATGCTAGATACCTGTTATTTAGCTTTTGATCCAAGAATTATGCTAGATACATATGGAGGCAAACATAAACTAGTCATTTCTATTTATACTAGCAACAGGGGCCTTtgttaggaaaagaatccttctttcattaaaaaacatactTCTCCAAACTTCTTGCGATTAAATCAACTCATTTAAGTCGGCTTTCATCTTCTCACAATGGTACTAAGATGGCCACAGTGGTACTAACATGGCCTTTTCCATGACAATAAAAGCATTCTCAATTACGGTAATCCATTATCGGTCTAGAATTTGATAAAACatactaaataataattataatcaataTCCTTCAATTGTTCAAGTTAGTCTCTTTGAGTTGTTAGAACATCCTTCAAGGTGCTTTGCCAAAGAACAAAATTGTTTATCCCATCAAACAATTCTATCTCAAATTTCTTCGCCAGTTTGTGCCCTCGCCATCTTCAATTGTTTTGCACAAGACTTCCATCAACCTCCTCTGTTACCAGTTGTTATGCAAAACCCAAGCAAAccaaatgattaaataaaataaaagggacaCAAAATATAATGTGGTTCGGCAAAGCCTGCTCTACAAACTCCACTATCAAATATGGGattttcaagaacaaattaaaCACACACAACCACCTCACTAGCCAAAACCCAGTTACATCCTAGAAATCgttcacaagaaaaaactaCCACATCGCTAATTCTATGTGGTTGCCACCACAAACCATCAATACGGGAGGCACCCAAACTAGTAACTACACATTCTATTTATACTAGCAACAAAGTCCTTCATTagaaaaagaagttttttttattattattattatttcaaggaAAAATGCTTCAAGTCCAACTCCAAGGAGGAAAGTCTCTTTTcctaaacaaaatatatcaatacATTCCATTCTTGTTGAGGACACTACATCATGCAATTATCAATCCAACCTAAATCAACTCATCAAGTTAAGCCCCAACTCAACAAGGCTAACTTGTCAAATGGTTCAATAGGAATTTGTTCTCGGATGATTTTCAGTGGAAAGTTGCAGATGGCTGAAGGTGTCGTAGGCAATTGGGATGGTGTTGCATCACCTTAGTCCTTACTGATTTGTCTGTATTAAGTGCTCTGAAGACAGGAGTAGCACACTAACATTCGaggtcaaaaaaaataaattcaaaagacaAGAGTAACATGACCTTCACATGGTAATCATTGGACAAGGTTGCCATTCACATAAAGAAAAATGTCCTCTTTTGATCACAATGATGGTTTCTGCCCTTGAGTAACTAGGATGGGCCATTCTCTATTTTGTATTTCTCGCATCCCAACTTATTTTCAGTCACAAGAGGTTGACAGTTTACTCTGTTTAATCCAACATTCTAATATCTTTCATCTTCCTTTTGTATAAAGAAGTTTTGGCAACAGTAGCTTCCCTGCTTGATTTCAGAAGATTAAGAAGTAGTGCCTCTTAAATTAGTTTTTCGATGTTGGTGATGCACTTAGCACAAGTTTCTGTTTTGGGTGTTGCTTGCCGTCGTTGCCCTTAAGATGATCCTCAGAACCTGGGAGAGTATCTGGTGTCGGgtgtttttgctttgtttaaaatttgatttcttttagtatttttggatgttttaatgtacttatgttaaaaataaattttaaaaagtattatttaatacatgaaaaacactttaaaagatAATCTTTAGTATGCCATCTTAAATAGTCACACAATCCCAACGAAGTAGTGGTGCTCAAAGTTTGGGAGGAATATAATGCCTGCTTGCTCCATTTCATATATGTGGCTGTGTGCTTATTATTAGGGTTTTGAGTTTGGCAGGACACACATGGGCTGTCCTAAAATTGTGAGAAATTTGTGGTACCTGGCAAGAGAAAGAGCCCATCATGCTGCACATGTCTACAATTTGGCAAATTTTGAAAAGCTGAGAATGCCTTTAAATTCTCTTGGAAGGCTTGTGCATGCCATGGAAAGGCACTTCCAGAAAAGAAACAATCTTGTCTTGGCAAAAGGATATCATTAGCTTGCGGGCACTGATGAGACTCGTTTCTCACTGGACTGAGCATGCATTCTGAGGTAATTTGGATGGAAATTTGTGGTTCAAGTAATTATCCGAACCATCCAACAAGAAAGCTTACCTCTTGTTCCTCGTATTAGTTCAGTCACTTTCTCAAATGCTTTTAAGGAAATCAGTAAGGTTTCGAACATAAAATAtccttttcaatatatatagaaaaactcTTCGAAATGGTTTTGGAATTTTGTATATGCATGCACGCGAAAATCTATAGTGGATGACTAGATGTTCGAAACATCATGTTCcataaattctagttataagACCTACACCTGGTAGGTCACCTACCGATCCGGAATTTATCTCGAGTTAGGTTTTggatttatcttgaattttttaaaaaaaattgtttatttttattaaaataatttattaaatttatttttttaattatggttgACTCAAATGAGAGTACACTCTtgaatttgtttaaaatatgaGATTATTTGGAagggggtgtttgagagtgtggtaatgattattttttaaaatataattttttgaaaaatgtattaaaagaatatatagagGCATTGTCTTTACTTTTAACAGAAGGTCATAAAAAAGCCACTGGTTTTAGTGTTGAACTTGGAGCAACATTTGGGCACCAggtaaaagaacataaaaaaactggGGAAAAGTTCATCCCTTTAATTCAATGTGTGGGGCTTTACTTGATCTGCTTGAAGGGACTCATGATCCCTTTGAGGGGGGCTCACTGGGTCAGTCGGCGTAATTCAAGCCCAGCCAAGTTAGATACTTGACACCATGAAATTCGAAATAGTGGACAAGAATGCAAGCCATGCCTCGTAGGATTCGCAGGCTTTAAAGGTTAACTCTTCTGCACATGgctcaacaaagaaaattatccCCAAGAGGCTAGCATGtgtcaaaaagaaagaaagagaaaggttTTGCAATCTTCGAATAGCGTCCAAGGAGAGAAGACTTGAAAACCTTGGAGGGGAAGATGGTCCCTTGATGTCCTTAGAAGAGGCTACAATGTAGGGTATACCACAATGGTTTGGATACTGCATGGCCTTTTTATACAGTATTCTGAAACACCTTCGGTCTGTTCTTCGTCCCCACATCACATGACATTGTTACTAAAAAAACAGGAAACAGCCATCTCTGCTTGTAATCTCTCCATAAATACCTCTCCTTTCCTTCAGTCCTTCTCCACCACCCTCCACACTTCTCTTCTCTTTAGCCCCTCTGTCCATCCTCACCGCCTGAATTTCTTCTCGTCGCCCAAAGAGTTGTCAAGCACAAGCTATCTGAACTCACCAGATGGctataagaaaatcaaacaagTCTCCTCAAACATCAGCTCTCAAACAAATTGTCAAAAGATGCTCAAGTTTTGGAAAGAGAAATGGCTATGAGTACCAAGATGGCCTGCCTGATGATGTACCGAAAGGCCATTTTGCGGTTTATGTAGGAGAGAACAGAAGCAGATACATTATCCCAATATCATGGTTGGATCGTCCTGAGTTTCAAAGCTTACTCCAAAGAGCTGAAGAGGAGTTTGGCTTTAAACATGGCATGGGCCTCACTATTCCTTGTGAAGAAGTAGTCTTTCGGTCTCTAACAGAGATGATAAGATAAAAGGAATCAAAATATTTGTGATTATCACAAGACCTGTGGGAAACATACTCCAGTTAAACATGTTGCCTTCTGGCTTCTGTCAGAGTTATGTTTAACCTCCAGCTGCTATAACCCTGACTAAGAGACATTATTTGACATAGTTAGGTGTCcatatttgttttcatattgTATGGAGTTTTTCCTTTCAGAACAGTTTGTGTTGTGTTATAACTCTGTAATATAATGAATGCCTTCTTGGTGGGGGGGCTAACCCTAGCTACCTTTCACATCTATCTCCCTCCCGCTCTGTTGATTTATCTTCTGCTAGCTCCAAGTTAATTTCAGCTTTATGAATTTTGTTGCTTGATCACATGGAACAATCAAGCTTGCAATTAGAGCAGCTGATCGTGGTATGCCTCAAATCTGCCATAAAAGCATAGTCATTGAGCAAAGACATAGGATGAGGTTTGAGCTTACTATAGCATgacatgaaaaaacattttctagaaattattattgtaaaatcTTCTTTGTGCTAGCATCAATCATTGAAGCACTGAAGTTGACTATATACTATAGGGTGGTAAAGTAGTTTACAATATTCACCAGCAATAGCCAataagagatgaaaaaaaaaatagattgattgTTTCCTTTGTCATGAGGGCATCGAGCGTGCATAGTGCCTAAAAGTCTGATCATAAGTATGGTGCCAATGGTCTTGTTGATTGAAAAGCAGCAAGAAAGGCTGCCCTGTGTagacaattatatatatatatatatatatatatatatatatatatatatatatatatatatatatatcatttggaAATGAGGGCAGTCTTTGGAGAGagattcaata
This Populus alba chromosome 7, ASM523922v2, whole genome shotgun sequence DNA region includes the following protein-coding sequences:
- the LOC118063142 gene encoding transcription initiation factor TFIID subunit 14b isoform X1, whose translation is MPLTTTPLPSKTSFQLEDVESAAKPQRIKPTDYTDNNINQDENKRLKDVEISVPVVYGTMAFYLGKKANELQSHKWTVYVRGATNEDLGVVIKQVVFQLHPSFDNPIRVVESPPFELSECGWGEFEICISILFHDDVCDKHVDLFHLLKLYPDAESGPQSTKKPVVVETYNEIVFPGPSETFLARVLNHPAVYVPRLPAGFNLPAPVPSPNMNVKGKDDTKNHPLIHWFINFSEADELLKLASARQQVQAHILKLRRQLSMLDGPPQPSKLAYGMISECT
- the LOC118063142 gene encoding transcription initiation factor TFIID subunit 14b isoform X3, with the protein product MPLTTTPLPSKTSFQLEDVESAAKPQRIKPTDYTDNNINQDENKRLKDVEISVPVVYGTMAFYLGKKANELQSHKWTVYVRGATNEDLGVVIKQVVFQLHPSFDNPIRVVESPPFELSECGWGEFEICISILFHDDVCDKHVDLFHLLKLYPDAESGPQSTKKPVVVETYNEIVFPGPSETFLARVLNHPAVYVPRLPAGFNLPAPVPSPNMNVKGKDDTKNHPLIHWFINFSEADELLKLASARQQDTHGLS
- the LOC118063142 gene encoding transcription initiation factor TFIID subunit 14b isoform X2, with amino-acid sequence MPLTTTPLPSKTSFQLEDVESAAKPQRIKPTDYTDNNINQDENKRLKDVEISVPVVYGTMAFYLGKKANELQSHKWTVYVRGATNEDLGVVIKQVVFQLHPSFDNPIRVVESPPFELSECGWGEFEICISILFHDDVCDKHVDLFHLLKLYPDAESGPQSTKKPVVVETYNEIVFPGPSETFLARVLNHPAVYVPRLPAGFNLPAPVPSPNMNVKGKDDTKNHPLIHWFINFSEADELLKLASARQQTDCSSV
- the LOC118063146 gene encoding protein SMALL AUXIN UP-REGULATED RNA 12, yielding MAIRKSNKSPQTSALKQIVKRCSSFGKRNGYEYQDGLPDDVPKGHFAVYVGENRSRYIIPISWLDRPEFQSLLQRAEEEFGFKHGMGLTIPCEEVVFRSLTEMIR